One Prodigiosinella aquatilis DNA window includes the following coding sequences:
- the ugpE gene encoding sn-glycerol-3-phosphate ABC transporter permease UgpE, whose translation MIEKRRGLDIFSHIMLVIAILVVLFPLYVAFVAATLDHDQVFQVPMTLIPGGHLWENLSYIWQHGVGDNNSTPFGRMLINSFIMALTITLGKISVSMLSAFAIVYFRFPFRNLFFWLIFITLMLPVEVRIFPTIEVMSQLHIMNSYTGLTLPLMASATATFLFRQFFMTLPNELLEAARIDGAGPMRFFFDMVLPLSKTNLAALFVITFIYGWNQYLWPLLIISDARLGTAVAGIQSMIAIGDSPTEWNQVMSAMLLTMLPPLLVVMLMQRWFVRGLVDSEK comes from the coding sequence ATGATTGAAAAACGTCGCGGGTTGGATATTTTCAGCCATATCATGCTGGTTATTGCCATTCTGGTGGTGTTGTTTCCGCTGTATGTGGCGTTTGTCGCCGCGACGCTGGATCATGATCAGGTATTTCAAGTGCCGATGACGCTGATTCCCGGCGGCCATCTGTGGGAAAACCTGAGCTACATCTGGCAACATGGTGTCGGCGACAATAACAGCACTCCTTTCGGGCGGATGCTGATTAACAGTTTTATCATGGCGCTGACCATTACGCTGGGGAAAATCAGCGTGTCTATGCTTTCCGCCTTTGCCATCGTTTATTTCCGCTTTCCGTTCCGTAATCTATTCTTTTGGCTTATTTTTATCACCTTGATGCTACCGGTAGAAGTACGTATTTTCCCGACGATTGAGGTGATGTCCCAGCTCCATATCATGAACAGTTACACCGGATTGACATTGCCGCTGATGGCGTCTGCCACTGCCACATTTCTGTTTCGGCAATTCTTCATGACCTTACCGAATGAACTATTGGAAGCGGCGCGCATTGATGGTGCTGGCCCGATGCGCTTTTTCTTCGACATGGTGCTGCCATTATCCAAAACCAATCTGGCGGCACTGTTTGTCATCACGTTCATTTATGGCTGGAATCAGTATCTATGGCCATTGCTGATTATAAGCGATGCTCGTCTGGGTACGGCGGTGGCCGGTATTCAGAGCATGATTGCCATCGGTGATAGCCCAACCGAGTGGAATCAGGTGATGTCGGCAATGTTGCTGACCATGTTGCCGCCGTTGTTGGTTGTGATGTTGATGCAACGCTGGTTCGTGCGCGGCCTGGTTGATAGTGAGAAATAA
- the ugpQ gene encoding glycerophosphodiester phosphodiesterase encodes MINNWPYPAIVAHRGGGSLAPENTLAAIDVGARHGHRMIEFDAKLSQDGQVFLLHDDTLDRTSNGWGMAGLLPWDKLVTLDAGGWYSQDFKGEPLPLLSEVAQRCAKYGMAANIEIKPTTGCEAETGRVVALAAQQLWRDHPVAPLLSSFAVEALAAAQQAVPGLPRGLLLDEWNDDWQVLTQRLGCVSIHLNHQLLDESRVALLKDAGLRILVYTVNQPARARTLLQWGVDCICTDRIDLIGADFSAG; translated from the coding sequence ATGATAAATAACTGGCCTTACCCGGCTATCGTCGCCCACCGTGGCGGCGGTTCGTTGGCACCTGAAAACACGCTGGCGGCGATTGATGTCGGTGCCCGGCACGGTCATCGGATGATTGAGTTCGACGCCAAGCTATCGCAGGACGGGCAGGTTTTCCTGCTACATGACGACACGTTGGATCGTACCAGCAATGGTTGGGGCATGGCGGGTTTGTTGCCGTGGGATAAGCTGGTTACGCTGGATGCCGGTGGTTGGTACAGTCAGGATTTCAAGGGCGAACCGCTGCCGCTGCTTTCTGAGGTGGCACAGCGTTGTGCAAAATATGGTATGGCGGCAAATATCGAAATCAAACCCACCACTGGCTGTGAAGCTGAAACCGGGCGGGTGGTCGCGCTGGCAGCCCAGCAATTGTGGCGGGACCATCCGGTGGCACCGTTGCTCTCGTCTTTTGCGGTGGAGGCGTTGGCGGCGGCGCAGCAAGCGGTACCGGGATTGCCTCGCGGCCTGTTGCTGGATGAATGGAACGACGACTGGCAAGTCCTGACGCAACGCCTGGGCTGTGTCTCCATTCATCTGAATCATCAATTGCTGGATGAATCCCGAGTGGCGTTACTGAAAGATGCCGGGTTACGTATACTGGTTTATACCGTCAATCAGCCAGCGCGAGCACGGACCTTGTTGCAATGGGGCGTTGACTGTATCTGTACTGACCGGATAGATTTGATTGGGGCAGACTTTTCTGCCGGCTGA
- a CDS encoding sn-glycerol-3-phosphate import ATP-binding protein UgpC produces the protein MACLKLQAVTKSYDGKTQVIQPIDLDVADGEFVVMVGPSGCGKSTLLRMVAGLEQTTSGDIYIGDERVTDREPKDRGIAMVFQNYALYPHMNVYDNMAYGLKIRGFGKGHIRQRVEEAARILELQPLLTRKPRELSGGQRQRVAMGRAIVREPSVFLFDEPLSNLDAKLRVQMRLELQQLHRRLKTTSLYVTHDQVEAMTLAQRVIVMNKGVAEQIGAPAEIYRRPASLFVASFIGSPAMNLWAGNMSDDGSRFALSPDFAIPLSIPKPQWQGCALTLGVRPEHIQLSTQAAGGIPLIVDTLELLGADNLAHGKWAGQNIIVRLSHEHCPDVGSTLWLHLPETAWHLFDSQSGLRIEA, from the coding sequence ATGGCATGTTTAAAACTTCAGGCTGTTACCAAATCCTACGACGGTAAAACACAGGTAATTCAGCCCATTGATCTGGATGTGGCAGACGGTGAATTTGTGGTGATGGTCGGGCCATCTGGCTGTGGGAAATCCACGCTGCTGCGGATGGTGGCGGGTCTGGAACAGACCACCAGTGGCGATATCTATATCGGTGACGAACGGGTGACCGATCGGGAGCCGAAAGATCGCGGTATTGCGATGGTTTTCCAAAATTACGCGCTTTATCCACATATGAACGTTTACGATAATATGGCTTACGGGCTGAAAATTCGCGGGTTTGGTAAAGGGCATATTCGCCAGCGAGTAGAAGAAGCGGCCCGTATTCTGGAATTACAGCCCTTGCTGACACGTAAACCGCGTGAGCTGTCTGGCGGTCAACGGCAACGTGTGGCGATGGGACGTGCCATTGTGCGGGAACCGTCGGTGTTCCTGTTTGATGAACCGTTATCGAATCTGGATGCTAAGCTGCGTGTGCAGATGCGTCTTGAGTTGCAACAACTGCACCGGCGACTGAAAACCACCAGCCTGTATGTCACTCACGATCAAGTGGAAGCGATGACGCTAGCCCAGCGGGTGATTGTGATGAATAAAGGCGTCGCCGAGCAGATTGGCGCACCGGCGGAGATCTACCGCCGCCCGGCGTCCCTGTTTGTAGCCAGCTTTATCGGTTCTCCGGCCATGAATCTATGGGCCGGAAACATGAGTGATGATGGTAGCCGCTTTGCCCTGTCACCCGATTTTGCCATTCCATTGTCGATACCGAAACCACAATGGCAGGGATGTGCATTGACGCTGGGTGTGCGTCCGGAGCATATTCAGCTCTCTACACAAGCGGCGGGCGGCATTCCGCTGATCGTCGACACACTGGAGTTGCTGGGCGCGGATAATCTGGCGCACGGTAAATGGGCGGGGCAAAATATTATTGTGCGTTTGTCGCATGAACACTGCCCGGACGTGGGGTCGACCTTGTGGCTGCATTTGCCGGAAACAGCATGGCATTTATTTGATTCACAAAGCGGATTACGGATAGAAGCATGA
- a CDS encoding DUF3142 domain-containing protein, which translates to MGDAAQILLVTRIALLTSLLVLSPVAYSAVNAAHYHAFWLWAAVRPQPVLHQAETLYLHQGEITRRQGKTVFLRQGIPVSKLHINHLWLTYRVSTLNISEKQLRRMLKIREKWLSNGNQVAGIQIDFDARSYELAHYVTFLQTLRRQLPTACRLSVTGLLDWAKTGDIKQLNRLNHVVDELVVQTYQGRHTINNYRDYLPALLALKVPFRIGLIQHGRWDERWQYRLAASPFYRGEAVFLINPVPARRVPITH; encoded by the coding sequence ATGGGCGATGCAGCTCAAATACTATTGGTGACGCGTATCGCCTTGCTGACCAGCCTTTTAGTGCTTAGTCCGGTGGCTTATAGCGCCGTTAACGCCGCCCACTATCATGCATTCTGGTTGTGGGCAGCTGTCCGGCCTCAGCCAGTGTTGCATCAGGCAGAGACACTTTATCTGCATCAGGGAGAGATCACCCGTCGTCAGGGCAAAACCGTCTTTCTGCGACAGGGAATTCCTGTCAGCAAGCTGCATATCAACCATCTGTGGCTCACCTATCGCGTCTCAACACTGAACATCAGTGAAAAGCAGCTACGCAGAATGTTAAAAATACGGGAGAAATGGCTCTCCAACGGGAACCAGGTTGCGGGTATTCAAATTGATTTCGACGCACGAAGCTATGAATTAGCACATTACGTAACCTTTCTGCAGACACTGCGGCGACAGTTGCCCACAGCGTGCCGCCTGAGCGTTACCGGCCTGCTGGACTGGGCGAAAACCGGTGACATTAAGCAGCTTAACCGACTGAATCACGTCGTGGATGAACTGGTGGTACAAACCTATCAGGGACGCCATACCATCAATAATTACCGCGATTATCTGCCTGCCCTGCTGGCACTGAAAGTTCCCTTTCGTATTGGGCTAATACAGCACGGACGGTGGGACGAGCGCTGGCAATATCGACTAGCCGCTTCACCTTTCTACCGCGGCGAAGCGGTATTTCTTATCAATCCGGTTCCTGCCCGACGGGTGCCGATCACCCACTGA
- the ugpA gene encoding sn-glycerol-3-phosphate ABC transporter permease UgpA: MTSSRPVFGRSWLPYALVLPQMAITVVFFLWPAGQALWYSVQNVDPFGLSSQFVGLANFVNLLHDTYYLGAFYTTLVFSSLVAGSGLIISLFLAALVDYVIRFSRFYQTLLMLPYAVAPAVAAVLWMFLFNPGMGLITYALEQVGYNWNHAQNSGQAMFLVVLASVWKQISYNFLFFLAALQSIPRSLIEAAAIDGAGPVRRFFNLVLPLISPVSFFLLVVNLVYAFFDTFPVIDAATEGGPVQATTTLIYKIYREGFAGLDLSSSAAQSVVLMFVVIVLTVIQFRFVERRVNYQ; encoded by the coding sequence TACCGCAGATGGCGATCACTGTGGTTTTTTTCCTCTGGCCTGCCGGGCAAGCGCTGTGGTATTCGGTACAAAATGTGGATCCGTTCGGGTTATCCAGCCAATTTGTCGGGCTGGCTAACTTTGTCAACCTGCTCCACGACACCTATTACCTGGGAGCGTTTTACACCACGCTGGTATTCAGTTCTCTGGTGGCGGGTTCCGGGTTGATTATTTCGTTGTTTCTGGCGGCATTGGTGGACTATGTCATCCGTTTCAGCCGTTTTTACCAGACGTTGCTGATGCTGCCCTACGCTGTGGCACCGGCTGTCGCAGCGGTATTGTGGATGTTTTTGTTCAATCCCGGAATGGGGTTGATTACTTATGCACTGGAACAGGTTGGGTATAACTGGAATCACGCACAGAATAGTGGTCAGGCGATGTTTCTGGTGGTGCTGGCGTCGGTATGGAAACAAATCAGCTATAACTTCCTGTTTTTTCTGGCTGCCTTGCAATCGATACCCCGATCCCTGATTGAAGCGGCGGCGATTGACGGTGCCGGTCCAGTCCGGCGTTTTTTCAATCTGGTACTACCGCTGATTTCGCCGGTGAGTTTCTTTCTGCTGGTGGTCAACCTGGTGTACGCCTTCTTTGATACTTTCCCGGTGATTGATGCTGCCACGGAAGGGGGGCCGGTGCAGGCCACCACCACGCTGATTTACAAGATCTACCGCGAAGGGTTTGCCGGACTCGATCTCTCCAGCTCGGCGGCGCAGTCGGTGGTACTGATGTTTGTGGTTATTGTTCTGACCGTGATTCAGTTCCGCTTTGTCGAACGAAGGGTGAATTATCAATGA
- a CDS encoding AEC family transporter, whose product MPTFIISLWHQIFLSLPLFVLIMLGYGLIRCGRWSTAVTDALSKFVFSVALPAMLFRMMCDFSKRPAVDARLLIAFFGSCMIVFVLGRLIANKIFRLDGVSGSVFALSGIFSNNVMLGLPIATLMLGPAAIPSVALVLVFNGLILWTLVTISVEWARNGTLSMQGFTKTTLGVLKNPLIVGILSGTLFSLTGLSLPSTIDKPIAMLGQIAVPLSLVALGMGLAEYRVRDGWQISMAVCIIKLLVQPLVVWLLARALGLPEMETRVVVLLGSMAVGVNIYLMSRQFNVLGGPIAASLLMSTALAAVTTPLILTLMGVRM is encoded by the coding sequence ATGCCCACGTTTATCATTTCTCTCTGGCACCAGATTTTCCTGTCATTACCTCTGTTTGTATTGATTATGCTGGGTTACGGTCTGATCCGTTGCGGAAGATGGTCTACTGCGGTCACGGACGCTCTCAGCAAATTTGTATTCTCCGTTGCCCTGCCTGCCATGCTGTTTCGCATGATGTGTGATTTCTCCAAACGACCGGCCGTGGATGCTCGTTTGCTGATCGCTTTTTTCGGCAGTTGCATGATTGTATTTGTGCTGGGACGGCTAATTGCCAACAAGATATTCCGGCTGGATGGTGTATCCGGCTCTGTATTTGCCCTAAGCGGTATCTTTTCCAATAACGTGATGCTGGGTTTGCCGATAGCTACCCTGATGCTGGGGCCAGCAGCTATTCCGTCAGTAGCGTTGGTGCTGGTGTTTAATGGCCTGATTTTGTGGACGTTGGTCACTATATCGGTAGAGTGGGCGCGCAACGGTACGCTGTCCATGCAGGGATTCACCAAAACCACGCTTGGCGTACTGAAAAACCCACTGATTGTTGGCATTCTTTCTGGCACGTTATTTAGTCTCACTGGGTTGTCGCTACCATCCACAATTGATAAGCCGATCGCCATGCTGGGGCAAATCGCGGTACCACTGTCGCTGGTGGCGCTGGGAATGGGACTGGCGGAATACCGTGTCCGTGATGGTTGGCAGATCAGTATGGCTGTTTGCATTATCAAATTGTTGGTACAACCGCTGGTGGTGTGGCTGTTGGCCCGGGCGCTTGGCCTGCCGGAGATGGAAACCCGGGTGGTGGTGCTACTTGGCTCAATGGCGGTAGGCGTTAATATCTATCTGATGTCACGTCAGTTTAATGTGCTGGGTGGTCCTATCGCCGCCAGCCTGCTGATGTCTACCGCGCTGGCGGCGGTTACTACGCCGCTGATTCTGACCTTGATGGGGGTTCGGATGTGA
- a CDS encoding tRNA (cytidine(34)-2'-O)-methyltransferase yields the protein MFHIALYEPQIAPNTGNIIRLAANNGCFLHLIEPFGFDFEEKKLRRAGLDYHDLASVSRHKNYQEFLQAVEGCRIFACTTKGSRPYDEPNYQPGDVLLFGSETSGLPDAIRNGFAPECRIRIPMEPDCRSLNLSNSVAIISYEAWRQNGFGGRR from the coding sequence ATGTTTCATATTGCGCTCTACGAGCCACAAATTGCACCCAATACTGGCAATATCATCCGGCTGGCCGCCAACAATGGCTGTTTCCTGCATTTGATTGAACCGTTCGGTTTTGATTTTGAAGAAAAAAAATTGCGCCGTGCCGGACTGGATTATCACGATCTGGCCAGTGTCAGTCGTCATAAAAACTATCAGGAATTTCTGCAGGCGGTGGAAGGATGCCGTATTTTCGCCTGCACCACCAAAGGTAGTCGTCCATATGACGAGCCCAATTATCAGCCCGGAGATGTGTTGCTGTTCGGTTCGGAAACGTCTGGACTGCCGGATGCTATTCGTAACGGTTTTGCGCCGGAATGTCGTATCCGCATTCCAATGGAGCCTGACTGTCGCAGCCTGAATCTTTCTAATTCGGTGGCGATTATTAGCTACGAAGCCTGGCGACAGAACGGATTTGGTGGTCGGCGCTAG